From a single Bacillus marinisedimentorum genomic region:
- a CDS encoding TetR/AcrR family transcriptional regulator has translation MGEIRNAERTRRKILDAAREEFFEKGYSGARIESVAKRAGLNKQLIYHYFKGKDHLINETIDDFATSLPSGNLILPANPVEIAEFRYNVNVEHLMDFLKFTAWEAVDNVPENSNGEERRKKVLQSYVEDMRSKQEMGLVPDELDPALITLMISSLTVYPLLYGNVTRMITGLSPEDPGFDEKWTAFLRMISERIFKTDPDKP, from the coding sequence ATGGGCGAAATACGCAATGCTGAACGGACACGCAGAAAGATTCTCGATGCTGCCAGAGAGGAGTTTTTTGAGAAAGGGTACAGTGGGGCAAGGATAGAATCGGTTGCAAAGAGAGCCGGACTGAATAAACAATTAATTTACCATTATTTTAAGGGGAAAGACCATCTTATTAATGAGACCATTGACGACTTTGCCACGTCATTGCCCTCAGGCAATCTCATCCTGCCGGCAAATCCCGTGGAAATTGCCGAATTTCGGTACAACGTCAATGTGGAGCATTTAATGGACTTCTTGAAATTCACAGCATGGGAAGCAGTCGATAATGTGCCGGAAAACAGTAATGGTGAAGAACGGAGAAAAAAGGTGCTCCAGTCTTACGTTGAGGATATGAGGTCCAAGCAGGAGATGGGATTGGTGCCGGATGAGCTGGATCCCGCCCTGATCACGTTGATGATTTCCAGCCTGACGGTTTATCCGCTCCTTTACGGAAATGTTACCAGGATGATAACAGGCCTTTCTCCTGAGGATCCCGGGTTTGACGAAAAGTGGACGGCATTTCTCCGTATGATAAGTGAGCGGATTTTTAAAACAGATCCGGATAAGCCTTGA
- a CDS encoding DUF4440 domain-containing protein, whose amino-acid sequence MNIDLREQLKALEESHLTLENRRSPEALGKILADDFFEIGSSGRMIYKAECINDGVSLDELELYDFEIHSLAPAAVLTTYYIHNKTKKRNTLRSSIWKFRDGRWQLYFHQGTPTDKDVSDVEDN is encoded by the coding sequence ATGAACATTGATTTAAGGGAACAGTTAAAAGCTTTAGAGGAAAGCCATTTAACTCTCGAAAATCGTAGATCTCCTGAAGCGCTGGGTAAAATACTTGCTGATGATTTTTTCGAAATAGGGAGTTCAGGCAGAATGATCTATAAAGCAGAGTGCATTAACGATGGTGTTTCGCTTGACGAATTGGAGCTTTATGATTTTGAAATTCATTCTCTCGCTCCTGCTGCGGTTTTAACCACTTATTACATACATAACAAAACAAAAAAACGAAACACGCTCCGAAGCTCTATTTGGAAATTCCGTGATGGAAGATGGCAGCTTTATTTCCATCAGGGAACTCCAACCGATAAAGACGTTTCGGATGTGGAAGATAACTAA
- a CDS encoding MFS transporter, whose product MKPTKWTALSLIAAAELFALSLWFSASVLIPELREAWNLSARTEAWVSASVPIGFVAGALASSYFGIADRFNTRKVFAVSALTGAILNGLLIFTGNAFIGITLRILTGVSLAGVYPTAVKLLSQWFPKKRGLAIGILIASLTLGSSLPHFIILFFSAVNWKLVILMSSLLALLASGIAYWLLADAPNAAGKTPFSFKLLKRVVANKPVMLANYGYFGHMWELYAMWTWLPVFLAASFSAQADASPWFAALASFISIGIAGAFGAILGGFAADKIGRARLTIIAMAISSICALLIGLTFGQSIWLTLALSFIWGMSVIADSAQFSAAVSEFAEIEYVGTALTFQMSVGFLITIGSINLIPVIQKLIGWEWVFMILAAGPILGIAAMRKFKRYEINRNPAEAETMKTSG is encoded by the coding sequence TTGAAACCAACCAAATGGACCGCCCTCTCCCTCATCGCCGCAGCCGAGCTTTTCGCCCTCAGCCTCTGGTTCAGCGCATCCGTTCTCATTCCTGAACTGAGAGAAGCGTGGAACCTGAGTGCCAGGACCGAGGCATGGGTGTCGGCATCGGTACCAATCGGCTTTGTGGCCGGGGCTTTGGCAAGCTCGTATTTCGGAATCGCCGACCGTTTCAACACCCGGAAAGTGTTTGCGGTTTCAGCGTTGACGGGCGCCATATTGAATGGCTTGCTCATTTTCACCGGCAATGCCTTCATCGGCATCACCCTCCGCATTCTGACAGGTGTTTCACTGGCGGGAGTCTATCCTACAGCGGTAAAACTTCTATCGCAATGGTTTCCTAAAAAACGGGGCCTTGCCATCGGCATTCTGATTGCATCACTTACACTTGGCTCATCTCTCCCCCACTTCATCATCCTGTTTTTCTCTGCCGTCAACTGGAAGCTGGTCATCTTGATGAGTTCCCTGCTCGCATTGCTGGCATCAGGAATTGCCTATTGGCTGCTCGCTGATGCCCCGAATGCAGCCGGCAAAACGCCATTTTCTTTCAAGCTCTTAAAAAGAGTTGTTGCCAACAAGCCGGTGATGCTCGCAAACTATGGTTATTTCGGTCACATGTGGGAGCTGTATGCGATGTGGACGTGGCTGCCGGTTTTCCTGGCAGCGAGTTTTTCAGCACAGGCCGATGCCAGCCCGTGGTTCGCTGCACTTGCCTCTTTCATTTCAATCGGGATTGCCGGGGCTTTCGGTGCTATTTTAGGAGGGTTTGCCGCGGACAAAATCGGCCGGGCCCGGCTGACCATTATTGCCATGGCAATAAGTTCAATATGCGCTTTGCTGATTGGCCTCACTTTTGGCCAATCAATCTGGCTTACGCTTGCCCTTTCGTTCATCTGGGGCATGTCGGTCATTGCAGATTCCGCCCAATTTTCAGCTGCCGTTTCCGAATTTGCTGAAATTGAATACGTCGGGACAGCCCTGACTTTCCAGATGTCCGTCGGCTTTCTCATTACGATCGGTTCTATTAATCTCATTCCGGTCATTCAAAAACTGATCGGCTGGGAATGGGTATTTATGATCCTTGCTGCCGGGCCTATATTGGGAATAGCAGCAATGAGAAAGTTCAAACGTTATGAAATTAACCGCAACCCAGCTGAAGCGGAAACTATGAAAACATCCGGATAA
- a CDS encoding DMT family transporter → MKAYIFLILVMLMFSGNLIVGKAISELPPFMIAFFRVFIAFLVMLPVGIGQWQRNRAVFRQEWKPFLGLAVTGIALFNALIYMALRYTSSTNVAIVETTTPVFTIGLGILFLKERLTALQSFGVALSLAGAVWVISGGSLEALVNFSFNRGDMIMVTAVLVWSVYSVLVKRHNHKFPMYGGLVGMLGIAVVTLFPFALYEWIRYSPQVFNMPVAMGLLYLGIFPSVIALLLYNHAVSEIGPSTASVFFNLLPVFTMAGAVLLLDETVKSAQLIGGALVIGGVYLTTRKKRSKSQYGESPVSANESN, encoded by the coding sequence ATGAAGGCCTACATATTTTTAATCCTCGTCATGCTGATGTTTTCCGGAAATCTGATTGTGGGAAAAGCGATAAGCGAGCTTCCGCCTTTCATGATCGCTTTCTTCAGGGTTTTTATCGCTTTTCTCGTCATGCTGCCTGTCGGAATCGGGCAATGGCAGCGGAATCGCGCTGTTTTCAGACAGGAATGGAAGCCGTTTCTCGGTCTGGCTGTGACAGGGATCGCTCTATTTAACGCTTTGATTTATATGGCGCTTCGTTATACGTCTTCAACAAATGTGGCGATCGTCGAGACGACGACTCCCGTTTTTACAATCGGCCTTGGTATCCTATTCTTGAAGGAGCGGCTGACGGCACTGCAAAGTTTTGGGGTTGCTCTTTCCCTGGCAGGCGCCGTATGGGTGATCAGCGGAGGGTCTTTAGAAGCGCTCGTCAATTTTTCTTTCAATCGGGGAGACATGATCATGGTGACGGCAGTGCTGGTCTGGTCGGTGTATTCTGTTCTGGTGAAGCGGCATAATCATAAGTTCCCGATGTATGGAGGGCTTGTGGGCATGCTTGGTATTGCGGTTGTGACCCTGTTTCCGTTTGCGCTTTATGAATGGATCCGGTACTCACCGCAGGTTTTCAATATGCCTGTAGCAATGGGGCTTTTATATCTCGGAATCTTTCCATCTGTCATCGCGCTTCTATTATACAATCATGCCGTCAGTGAAATCGGCCCGTCGACGGCATCGGTGTTTTTTAATCTTCTGCCGGTCTTCACCATGGCAGGTGCTGTATTGCTGCTGGATGAAACGGTGAAAAGTGCCCAGCTTATCGGCGGAGCGCTGGTCATCGGCGGGGTTTATCTGACAACAAGAAAAAAACGGTCCAAAAGCCAATATGGCGAGTCGCCCGTTTCCGCCAATGAGTCGAACTGA